A single region of the Lotus japonicus ecotype B-129 chromosome 4, LjGifu_v1.2 genome encodes:
- the LOC130714216 gene encoding uncharacterized protein LOC130714216, with protein MVEFQSCSTLVSTDSALCTIEQEVKGDTASVAEISAELKRERQKNAELMERISMLEAQISQRNTETQENHQYEAARSLKNFKRQKIERVDDEIENMNIVKSQMVSQYMSDTEGIAPKEINPANLSISWMSMDDSQDLHREKIKNRKAVANFNQTDNDDACDDNYDDEMYHGDNRQRHEEIDDITEIVREEKGYFADHIDEESNIISFSGHMSDPTGNVKQEDHEQKTSCMLLSALSEKNEVKSDQGTEIKEIAELEVPSSGSVHISQNRKSLKVAFCPKEVKRLIESEALEQKNAQCHTMKKIIVFATLGTRHGCEDMYELDFNHFSILKKGEPYVSPRNPGEHVLYENPGVQRKIFYPNRQNPVLCPVQILEEERSMRPSDPSCPSCLFLCIKYGGRTRNLPQNEYVRQRMGRNKLKSFGPLMCRMAMLVHIRSGSFFFKALGITLLFMAGFPDDLVQRETKYQNLDLLQKYYRTDEDAEGDELFLPYPITFNHDTHEPQSLTKRTLPTKSRGRKHDKAIIKSHHNSQKTPSQPSPPISSASTQFGLTGYSSAHTYVMAAFHSVPSQSSQNIHMPNPSSYPMLPPQPSSAFVPVMYWPPPNAFLHGPYPSTYACQSFPSTANYTSIQTQPYYNNHPSSSSFPKLLLEGNAKNDPASEESENDSNSSSSAT; from the exons ATGGtagaatttcaatcttgttctACATTGGTCAGTACTGACTCAGCATTGTGTACCATAGAACAAGAGGTGAAGGGAGATACTGCAAGTGTTGCTGAGATTTCAGCTGAGCTAAAAAGGGAAAGGCAGAAGAATGCGGAGCTCATGGAGAGAATATCAATGCTGGAAGCTCAGATAAGCCAAAGAAACACAGAAACTCAA GAAAATCATCAGTATGAAGCTGCAAGAAGCTTGAAGAATTTCAAAAGACAGAAGATAGAAAGGGTTGATGATGAAATAGAGAATATGAACATTGTCAAAAGCCAAATGGTCTCCCAGTACATGTCTGATACTGAAGGCATTGCTCCTAAGGAGATTAATCCAGCAAACCTTTCAATTAGTTGGATGAGCATGGATGATAGTCAAGATTTACATCGTGAAAAAATTAAGAATCGCAAGGCTGTTGCAAATTTCAATCAAACAGACAATGATGATGCATGCGATGATAATTATGATGATGAAATGTATCATGGGGATAATAGACAAAGACATGAGGAAATTGATGACATAACTGAAATTGTTCGTGAAGAAAAAGGTTACTTTGCTGATCATATTGATGAGGAGTCAAATATAATAAGTTTTTCTGGTCATATGAGTGATCCAACAGGTAATGTGAAACAAGAGGATCATGAACAAAAGACAAGTTGCATGTTACTTTCTGCACTATCTGAGAAGAATGAAGTCAAATCAGACCAAGGGACAGAAATTAAAGAGATTGCAGAATTGGAGGTACCTTCTTCAGGATCTGTTCATATATCACAGAATAGAAAGTCTCTGAAAGTGGCTTTTTGTCCAAAAGAAGTTAAAAGGTTAATTGAGTCTGAGGCTCTTGAACAAAAAAATGCTCAGTGCCACACTATGAAGAAAATCATAGTTTTTGCAACACTTGGCACAAGACATGGGTGTGAAGATATGTATGAGTTGGACTTCAACCATTTTAGCATTTTGAAGAAAGGAGAACCATATGTATCTCCAAGAAACCCTGGG GAGCATGTTTTATATGAGAATCCTGGAGTTCAGAGGAAAATATTTTATCCAAATCGACAAAACCCTGTGTTATGTCCAGTCCAGATacttgaagaagaaagatccaTGCGTCCATCTGATCCAAGTTGTCCATCATGCCTATTCTTATGCATTAAATATGGTGGAAGGACCAGAAACCTTCCTCAAAATGA ATATGTGAGGCAGAGGATGGGAAGAAACAAACTTAAGTCTTTTGGACCACTTATGTGCAGAATGGCAATGTTGGTTCATATTCGCAGTGGAAGCTTTTTCTTCAAGGCCTTGGGCATCACACTTCTTTTTATGGCAGGATTTCCTGATGATCTAGTTCAGAGAGAAACAAAATACCAGAACTTAGACTTGCTTCAGAAATATTACAG AACTGATGAGGATGCTGAGGGGGATGAATTGTTTCTTCCATATCCAATTACATTTAACCAT GATACTCATGAACCTCAGAGTTTAACTAAAAGGACACTTCCTACAAAATCCAGGGGGAGAAAGCATGATAAGGCCATCATCAAGTCTCATCATAATTCACAAAAGACCCCATCTCAACCCTCACCACCAATAAGTTCAGCATCTACACAATTTGGTTTAACTGGTTATTCCTCTGCTCACACATATGTAATGGCAGCATTTCACTCAGTGCCATCTCAATCTTCCCAAAACATTCATATGCCAAACCCTAGTTCATATCCTATGTTGCCGCCACAGCCATCAAGTGCTTTTGTACCAGTGATGTATTGGCCTCCACCAAATGCATTTCTTCATGGGCCCTATCCTTCCACATATGCATGCCAGTCTTTTCCTTCAACTGCAAATTACACATCAATCCAAACACAGCCTTATTACAATAATCACCCTAGTAGTAGCTCCTTTCCAAAGTTGTTGTTAGAAGGAAATGCAAAGAATGATCCAGCCTCAGAGGAGAGTGAGAATGACTCTAATAGCAGTTCAAGTGCTACCTAG
- the LOC130709931 gene encoding uncharacterized protein LOC130709931, with the protein MKQVVGMVVSNKMQKSVVVAVDRLFHHKVYNRYVKRTSKFMAHDENNLCNIGDRVRLNPSRPLSKNKCWVVAEILKKARIYVPPTSTPVSEKVSWH; encoded by the exons ATGAAGCAAGTAGTAGGAATGGTGGTTTCGAACAAGATGCAGAAGtcagtggtggtggcagtggatAGGCTATTCCATCACAAAGTGTACAACCGATACGTCAAGCGCACCTCTAAATTTATGGCTCACGATGAGAACAATCTCTGCAACATTGGTGACCGG GTTCGACTGAATCCTTCTAGGCCTCTGAGCAAGAATAAGTGTTGGGTGGTTGCTGAAATTCTCAAGAAAGCACGTATATATGTTCCTCCAACCTCCACACCGGTGTCTGAGAAAGTAAGCTGGCACTGA
- the LOC130715525 gene encoding uncharacterized protein LOC130715525, with amino-acid sequence MGAFTIQISNDLVDQLVDEKVIKKKTRKTRQRKVARETEKLQPNVTGKPENAAAPGWPVQSPLFPPAKLPVQPSHSEIEGIRSVLHESEKVLESLQKQEENMLREVTQKAKDLHDKEYKLPNPKPEPCMAERLATLSCYKEHIKDPLKCSGLVTNFADCLRRFGRLGDK; translated from the exons ATGGGTGCATTTACAATTCAGATTAGCAATGACCTTGTTGATCAACTTGTTGATGAGAAGGTCATAAAGAAGAAAACTAGAAAGACTAGACAACGCAAGGTGGCAAGAGAGACTGAAAAGCTTCAACCTAATGTAACTGGAAAGCCCGAGAATGCGGCTGCTCCGGGGTGGCCAGTGCA a TCCCCTTTATTTCCACCTGCAAAACTGCCTGTACAACCTTCTCATTCAGAGATAGAAGGCATTCGGTCTGTGCTTCACGAAAGTGAGAAGGTTTTGGAAAGTTTGCAGAAGCAGGAGGAGAACATGTTGCGGGAAGTAACCCAAAAGGCAAAGGATCTCCATGACAAAGAATATAAGCTTCCAAACCCAAAGCCTGAGCCTTGCATGGCTGAGAGGCTTGCTACTTTATCATGTTACAAAGAACATATCAAGGACCCATTGAAGTGTTCTGGTCTTGTTACCAATTTTGCTGATTGCTTGCGTAGGTTTGGCCGTTTAGGTGACAAGTAA
- the LOC130709930 gene encoding tRNA wybutosine-synthesizing protein 2/3/4, whose translation MEFEKRKASSLASLYSTETDKSPKGTLDTPIIPLINTLNQNPSFFTTSSCSGRISILSQPLLSPLSPSPKKKARGGSWLLVSHEPADPDAVAALLFPTPTLSESTQSELVFRFEPLIIAVECRDLASAHSLVSLAISSGFRESGITNANKRVIIAIRCSIRMEVPLGDTHNLMVTPEYVRYLVRVANDKMEANRKRTERFHALLLQSNSNGSQLLPVNNAAGLVCDHLQLDDESQLANGNAETNSGFVSSPGSSLSLSISHIEIVGEPVEKLFLWGHSACALDNADHKKVIVYGGFGGPGRHARRNDLLLLDPYSGNLETINIFDGKSPSPRLGHTASLVGDRMFVIGGRTGPDKILSDVWIFDTTKNHWKLQQCGGSVFPPRHRHAAAVFGSNIYVFGGLDNDVIFSSFYILDTTNSLWKEIPISGDWPRARHSHAMVASDSQIFIFGGYNGGKTLGDLYSFDVQKGQWKKEKTAGRNPHARFSHSVFVYKNYLGVLGGCPLRQHYQELALLDLKLRMWRHVTLNSVGKDLFVRSTANVVGDDLVIVGGGAACYAFGTKFSEPAKVSLLHLMQSHDDDLVAVKNQRKHMINQNKGMGGNKIENSQEPQLEHAPNISEDEILYFNDSVTGSNDQNQMIPLHYVLCLENKYAKLGKDMLKKFGWLDLGRKAYSEEGGARICFPVLQEFFAVFHGSNRHSGDEIGGNNEIPFSKLNELSCSRALTLLHEYGAVLLADKVVESKKSVKSPLKVMTEAVTLLIENHGLPTWLLEELPTRWDRLGDIVVLPTTSFKNSLWDSIGEELWPIVSKSLKAHRLARQGPVAATGTRDSTLQILIGENGWVNHRENGILYSFDATKCMFSWGNLSEKLRMGRQDCKDEVIVDLFAGIGYFVLPFLVRAQAKLVYACEWNPHAIEALQHNLKANSVADRCIILEGDNRNTAPKGVADRVCLGLIPSSECSWVTAVRALRREGGMLYVHGNVKDSEECQWTDHVSKSIDEIATSEGYCWEVSIEHVERVKWYAPHIRHVVADVRCRQIQR comes from the exons ATGGAGTTCGAGAAGAGAAAAGCATCCAGTCTAGCCTCACTGTACTCAACGGAAACCGACAAATCACCGAAGGGAACGTTGGACACACCCATCATCCCTCTCATCAACACTCTCAACCAAAACCCTTCTTTCTTCACAACCAGTTCCTGCTCCGGCCGAATCTCCATCCTCTCTCAACCCCTTCTTTCACCACTTTCTCCATCCCCCAAGAAGAAAGCCAGAGGCGGCTCCTGGCTCCTCGTTTCCCACGAACCCGCCGATCCCGACGCCGTCGCCGCCCTACTCTTCCCCACCCCCACCTTATCCGAGTCAACTCAGTCTGAACTCGTCTTCAGATTCGAGCCCCTCATCATCGCCGTCGAGTGCAGAGACCTTGCTTCCGCTCACTCGCTTGTTTCCCTCGCTATTTCCTCCGGTTTCAGAGAGTCCGGCATCACCAATGCTAACAAGCGGGTTATCATTGCCATTCGCTGTTCCATTCGAATGGAGGTACCGTTGGGAGACACGCATAACCTCATGGTCACCCCTGAGTATGTTCGTTATCTTGTTCGCGTCGCAAATGATAAAATGGAAGCTAATAGGAAAAGAACTGAGAGGTTTCATGCATTGTTGCTGCAGTCTAACTCTAATGGATCCCAGTTATTGCCTGTCAACAACGCGGCGGGGCTTGTTTGTGATCATCTTCAACTTGATGATGAATCTCAGTTAGCAAATGGGAATGCCGAAACCAATTCAG GGTTTGTGAGTTCTCCTGGTTCTAGTCTCAGTCTGTCAATTTCCCATATTGAAATTGTTGGTGAACCAGTAGAGAAACTTTTCCTTTGGGGCCACTCAGCCTGTGCTTTGGATAATGCCGATCACAAGAAAGTCATTGTGTATGGTGGCTTTGGAGGGCCAGGGAGACATGCCAGAAGAAATGATTTATTGCTGCTTGATCCATATTCTGGTAATCTTGAAACGATCAACATATTTGACGGCAAGTCTCCATCTCCGCGCTTAGGCCATACAGCTTCCTTGGTTGGAGATCGCATGTTTGTGATTGGTGGTCGAACTGGTCCTGATAAAATTCTGAGTGATGTATGGATCTTTGACACAACTAAGAATCATTGGAAGTTACAGCAATGTGGTGGCAGTGTCTTTCCTCCCAG GCATCGCCATGCTGCAGCTGTATTTGGTTCAAACATTTATGTATTTGGAGGACTTGATAATGATGTTATCTTTTCCTCCTTCTACATTCTTGACACAACCAATTCACTCTGGAAAGAAATACCAATTTCCGGGGACTGGCCACGGGCACGTCACTCTCATGCAATGGTGGCATctgattctcaaatttttatttttggtggATACAATGGTGGGAAAACACTTGGGGATTTGTATAGCTTTGATGTTCAGAAGGGTCAATGGAAAAAGGAAAAGACAGCTGGAAGGAATCCACATGCTAGGTTCTCCCATTCAGTTTTTGTCTATAAGAATTATCTTGGAGTTCTTGGTGGTTGTCCACTGAGACAACATTATCAAGAGTTGGCTTTACTTGATTTGAAGCTTCGTATGTGGAGGCATGTTACCCTTAATTCTGTAGGTAAAGATTTATTTGTGCGTAGTACAGCCAATGTTGTTGGTGATGATCTAGTTATAGTCGGTGGTGGTGCAGCATGCTATGCATTTGGAACCAAGTTCAGTGAGCCGGCAAAAGTCAGCTTGCTCCATTTAATGCAATCACATGACGATGACCTTGTGGCTGTCAAAAATCAAAGAAAGCATATGATTAACCAAAATAAAGGAATGGGCGGGAATAAGATTGAAAACTCTCAAGAACCCCAACTTGAACATGCACCAAATATATCTGAAGATgagattttatattttaatgatAGCGTAACTGGCTCCAATGACCAAAATCAGATGATTCCATTGCATTATGTTCTTTGTCtagaaaataaatatgcaaaATTGGGAAAGGATATGTTGAAGAAATTTGGATGGTTAGACTTAGGGAGGAAGGCATACTCTGAAGAAGGTGGAGCACGTATCTGTTTTCCAGTTCTTCAAGAATTTTTTGCTGTATTTCATGGTAGTAATCGTCATTCAGGAGATGAAATTGGTGGAAACAATGAAATTCCGTTTTCTAAGTTGAATGAGTTATCCTGTTCTAGAGCGTTGACCCTTCTCCATGAATATGGTGCCGTTCTGCTAGCAGACAAAGTTGTCGAGTCCAAAAAATCTGTGAAGTCTCCTTTGAAAGTGATGACTGAAGCAGTAACATTGTTGATTGAGAATCACGGCCTACCAACATGGCTTCTAGAGGAACTGCCAACAAG GTGGGATCGACTTGGAGATATTGTTGTACTTCCAACTACTAGTTTTAAGAATTCCTTGTGGGACTCTATCGGAGAAGAGCTCTGGCCCATTGTTTCCAAATCACTTAAGGCCCATCGTCTTGCTCGCCAA GGCCCAGTTGCTGCAACTGGAACAAGAGATAGCACGTTACAGATTCTCATTGGAGAAAATGGCTGGGTCAATCATCGAGAAAATGGAATTCTCTATTCTTTTGATGCTACGAAATGCATGTTTTCATGGGGCAATCTTTCTGAGAAGCTCCGGATGGGCAGGCAGGATTGTAAGGATGAGGTTATAGTAGATCTGTTTGCGGGCATTGGCTACTTCGTGCTGCCTTTTCTTGTTAG GGCCCAGGCAAAACTTGTATATGCTTGTGAGTGGAATCCCCATGCCATAGAAGCACTCCAACATAATTTAAAAGCAAATTCTGTTGCTGACCGTTGTATCATACTTGAAGGAGATAATCGAAATACAGCTCCCAAG GGTGTGGCCGATAGAGTCTGTCTTGGTCTCATTCCATCCAGTGAATGTAGCTGGGTCACAGCTGTGAGGGCTCTAAG GAGAGAGGGTGGGATGTTATATGTCCATGGGAATGTAAAGGATTCAGAGGAGTGTCAGTGGACTGATCATGTTTCAAAGTCTATAGATGAAATTGCTACATCTGAAG GTTATTGTTGGGAGGTTTCTATAGAACATGTTGAGAGGGTTAAATGGTATGCTCCACACATTCGCCATGTGGTCGCTGATGTAAGATGCAGACAGATCCAAAGATAA
- the LOC130710230 gene encoding peroxidase 42 gives MAPKAFIIFLSLLSLSALSLLSPSSAQEDVQDTGLAMNFYKETCPQAEDIITEQVKLLYKRHKNTAFSWLRNIFHDCAVQSCDASLLLDSTRKTLSEKETDRSFGLRNFRYIETIKEALERECPGVVSCSDILVLSARDGIAALGGPHIPLRTGRRDGRRSRADVVEQFLPDHNESISAVLDKFGAMGIDTPGVVALLGAHSVGRTHCVKLVHRLYPEVDPALNPDHIPHMLKKCPDAIPDPKAVQYVRNDRGTPMILDNNYYRNILDNKGLLLVDHQLANDKRTKPYVKKMAKSQDYFFKEFSRAITLLSENNPLTGTKGEIRKQCNVANKHHEDA, from the exons atggctCCCAAAGCTTTCATCATCTTTTTGTCTCTGTTATCCCTTTCAGCACTGTCCCTTCTGAGCCCTTCTTCTGCACAAGAAGATGTTCAGGACACTGGCCTTGCCATGAACTTCTACAAGGAAACATGTCCTCAGGCTGAAGACATCATCACAGAACAAGTCAAGCTTCTCTACAAGCGCCACAAGAACACCGCTTTCTCCTGGCTCAGGAACATCTTCCATGATTGTGCTGTTCAA AGTTGTGATGCTTCATTGTTGCTGGATTCCACAAGAAAAACCTTGTCTGAGAAGGAAACTGATAGGAGCTTTGGGTTGAGGAACTTCAGGTACATTGAGACCATCAAGGAAGCTCTGGAGAGGGAGTGCCCTGGAGTTGTTTCCTGTTCTGATATCCTTGTTCTCTCTGCCAGAGATGGCATTGCTGCG CTGGGAGGACCCCATATCCCTCTTAGAACTGGAAGAAGGGATGGGAGAAGAAGCAGAGCTGATGTGGTTGAGCAGTTTCTTCCTGACCACAATGAGTCCATTTCTGCAGTTCTTGACAAGTTTGGTGCCATGGGAATTGACACCCCTGGCGTGGTTGCTTTGCTTG GAGCACACAGTGTTGGTAGAACTCACTGTGTGAAGCTGGTGCACCGTTTGTACCCAGAGGTTGATCCAGCTTTGAATCCAGACCACATCCCCCACATGCTGAAGAAGTGCCCTGATGCCATTCCTGATCCCAAGGCCGTGCAGTACGTGAGGAACGACCGCGGCACACCCATGATTCTGGACAACAACTACTACAGGAACATCTTGGACAACAAGGGCCTGTTGTTAGTGGATCACCAACTAGCCAATGACAAGAGGACCAAGCCTTATGTGAAGAAAATGGCCAAGAGCCAGGACTatttcttcaaggagttttctAGAGCTATTACCTTGCTCtctgagaacaaccctctcactGGCACAAAGGGTGAGATCAGAAAGCAGTGCAATGTTGCCAACAAGCACCATGAGGATGCTTAA